Part of the Equus caballus isolate H_3958 breed thoroughbred chromosome 5, TB-T2T, whole genome shotgun sequence genome is shown below.
TCTCTAAAAGAATATGGATACTACCAAAATCAATGTTCATTGTGTAAAGGAGAAAGGTGAGATATTGACAAACCGAATCTTTATTCAACATCTTCTTCCATGCTGGTCTGCTCTAGGGCATGTATCTCTCTTTCAGGTAGTAACCCATATTCATTTAGGAAAGACTCCACATCCCCAGCAAAAAATTCTTCAGCAAACTGTTCAGCAACACTAAGAAAATTGCTTATGAGTTCCCCACCTTTGTAGACGAGCAGGGTGGGGAGTACGTCTGAGGAAAAGCGATCCCCAGCACCGGTATTTGAAGCTTTTATTTTGCAAAACTTGACCATAGGGTATTCAGCTGCGAGGCATGCTAAGCTACTGTTTAGAGCATCACAGCCCTTAATGCCATCTTCATAAATGTGAACAACGATTGTCGTGATCTTCTGCTCCTTTTCAATGGTTTCTAGGAATTGCTCCCCAGTTTCTAGCTCATACACAAACCCATATCTAGGCCCAAAACTCAGCTTCTGGTGCATATCCTGCATACACTGTCTACGGTATTTACGAAGgcaattttcatcttctttgtctTGGTGGATTAGTTCATATTCTTGAATGCTCATCTGGgagtagagaaaagaaatggtAGACATCATTCAGTCAGAAATTCATGTACCTTACACACACCACAGCCGTTCTCAACTCAAGGGGTTTACATTTGCTGTCTTCTACACGCCCTTGCCCCCACTCATGATGTGGGcttctccttcacctccttcaagccttgttcaaatgtcaccttttttGATTATGCTACCTAAAAGAATCCCCACCCcatgctttctatttcttttactagtttatttttcttcatagcaatAAACACTACCTTATATtgtattatacatttatttgtttaattgtttAATAGTTTTTATAAGTGATGTGTTCCACGGGCTCAGGAATTTTGTCTCAGTCGTCACTCTTCAATATCTGGCACATAAAAGGGATTCAGTAATTATTTCATGATTAAATGCATGCATTACTATTTCCGAATATAGTTGAGCCATGAGATGGTTGTGATTTCAGTCAGAAATGTGCCACTTGACTCCCCATCACTTTGGGTGAAAAAACCCTAGCAAGGGCCACTCTGGAGtgactttcattaaaaaaaaaaatgtatacaaacacacacatgcacatgcacacgcatTTAAATGTGTCCCCAACAAATGCCTTTGGACATTAGTGTATCCTCCACAAAAGCTATTGAAAAGATTGTATCTTATCACTTACTGATTTTCTGGAATATGTAGGATGGAATACAAGCAAGACAGCTTTTACTACTATTTGGAGTTTATCAAATTAGCCGAGAGATTAATGCTGGACCAGGAGCATCAGGATCACCTGAGAAGTTCTGGGCACTGCCAATTTTGGGGCAccaccccagatctactgaatcagaccTGTAAGGGTGAGGCCGAGTGTGCCATGTCtaaacaagccctccaggtgttCTTATCCACTGGCTTAGGCTAGAGAAAAGACCTAACTTCTATCTTCCAAGACAGCTACTTTTCACTACAGCTGGCATATAAAATTACCTGTGGAACCTTTCTTCATAGCTATACCATAGTTAACTTATTCAATAAAATGTTGAACACCCTTAAAGACAAAAAGATATAAGGGAGCAAAGATGGGACATAGTATGGTTAAGAGAAGTGGAGCAGCCCAGAACCATGGAAGTTGGACGGCTCCCCGGGGGGATCAGCTGCCACTGATTTATCAAGTAGCAACTGCTGACAATTTTTAAAGTAGAGAACCAAGAAGGCAAGAAATTAGTATTTATGGAAAACCTATGTTTTAGGCACTTTACATagattattttacttaatcctcacaacaaacctatgaagtaggtactttGACTCTCATTTTGCAGAAGATACTAAGATTCAGGTTAAGTAGAAATATCTGGTGCTTTTACTACTTCCTTTTGTTTCTgcctcacatttatttttctaatgtcctctttctttttcttatattattttttctgctttaagaTTATGGTCccaattcaatttcttttaacgCTAAAAATTGTTAAATGTTTCGTATAATTTTTAAGTTGCTGCCATTCTTCTGTTAATTTAATAGGCTGAACTATACAGATATTAATTTACACATGCATTTGAGCATTCTTATGAAAACTTCTTCCATTCACATAATCAGGCAGCTAGACATTTAGGTGTTCAGATGCATTTCTAAAGCTTAACCGTAGAACGATAGCTTTAATAATTATAATGCCTCTCATTTGTATAGCATTTTACATGTTTCCAAACacttttcacatttattttccttcttctcttcacaTCACTTTAAAACAAATGGAGGAGATTTTGTTACAATTCCTCAGATGGGAAAATTCAATTGTTTCACCACTCTAATATTCTGAGATAATCTCTATTAACATTTTAGAGATCACCTTTAACGTATCTCTTTATGCACATAGGCATACGTATTATATGACAAGTAAataagtgagattttttttctgaatactgctttaaaaaaaaatcatggatgaggcctggccctgtggccaactggttaaagttcagtacactctgctttggcagcccaggtttgcaggtttggatcccagtggCAGACccactccactcgtcagccatgctgtggaggcatcccatgtacaaaataggggaagattggcacagatattagctcagggtgaatcttcctcaccagcaaaaaaaatcatggatatgtttttaaaaaaagtgtggCTTATTCTGCttactttctccctcctccttgcaAAGTGGAAGTTGAGAACTCTCAACCTATCCCACTCTTCCAAATAAATGATATTCTCAACTTAGTGAGAATCTTTCCATACCTTTCTACATACATGCTCATATAATCACATAAGCATAATAACATATTCAGTGGGgtatttttttcattgctgtagAAAATGGGATCATATATGTAATTTAACATTCTCTGTATCTTGCTTTCTTATAGTGTGGAACTGCCTCTAAGTCAACTCATGCATTTGTAACTCGTTCTTTAATAGCTGCCACATATTTCTTAGTATGGAATGCCTTCATAGGCATTGActtcatttctactttttttttttgccagtacaAACAATACTGTAATAAATATCTTTGAAATGTGTCTGTATTTTATAATGTTTCTAAAGTGATTCTTTAGAGTTATTTACACTAAAAACACATTGTAAATTATTTACTATTGGTTTTTCCTTATCTTACCTTTCTGCTGAATCTTTCTTTTGAGTCTTTGTCATCTCTGCTCTGAGGAGAGGACATTTGTTTGAGAATCTCCTTCTTGCAAGGTGGAATTGAATCACTATCTTCACTCTCTAATTTAAACTTTCTCCAATCATTTATTACTCCTTTGGGTcctggaataaaattaaaaataaattgtttccctttttatttttaaagggctACTTATACAACTGAAATTTGTGTATGTATCACCATGGAAATAGACTTGTCATCTTCTGCATCAGAAACAAACATCTTGTTTGGGCTAGAAATTTCTAACTGCCCTGCTCGTAAAAATGTTCTCCCACATTAGTCTTGTTAAATGGGTTTTGGCAAAGAATGTTTCTGAAACATCTGCattaatgaaaatacaaattatgCACTTTGAATTATTGGCAAAATTTGGGagtaaagatatttaaaaattagagtatACAGAGAAAactagaattttagaaaatagcatttttattcaAGAAGAAGCTTCAGCAATAAACTAAAATTGGCACCACACTATTAACAAAGGAAACTAGGATTGTTGAGGAAGCAAATTGAAATGCTATCAAGTTTCAGAAAACAACAGTAACAATAGCACATGAAAAACAACCAGTGAGAAGGAGGCCTGACCTcaattaacaaaactaaaatggCTTTAAGAAAATTGTAACATAATCATTCAATTCCTTCTAAGATTCTAAGAGTCTTTTACAAATATAGAAAGAGTGGGATTtgcatatttaagaaaattagttAAATCAAGGATGATCCAGCCATAATTCTGATGTTCAGTTGccttgataaataataataatgcttggAGGAAGGTCTAAATTCTTGAAAATAtgcagttttaaatatttttcactaAAGCTTAACCATATCCATACTTTAATATTGCATTATATTTGTGGGTGTAGTCTCTCTCCTACATATTACCTAATAATTTTTaacttatataatatataattttaagataaatttatgtatattaattatattcagctaatcaatttttttgtttacttgtgtAGTTTTTGTCTTCTAGATATTTCCACATATACAAAATATGCATGTGTAAAgcatgtgtttatgtgtgtagaaaatagaatctttttttattcctgttttttgCAAATGGTAGTATATTATACACACTTTTCCTCACCTTGTCTTTCCTCTTACTTCATTATATATCTTAGAGATTTTTTCACATGCATACGTAAAGagattccttctttctttaaaaatggacGCGTGGTATTCCACTGTGTAGACATTAATTTACTTAGTTTCTTATTGATGTACATTgttgcttccacttttttccTATGGCATATAATTCTGAGTGAAGAACCTTGCACGtacatttttttctatctgtGCAGGTCTATCTATAGGTTATGGTAATAAAATTGTTTGGTCAAAGAGTATATACATTTCTAATTTTGATATCGCTAAACTGCCCTTACagaggttgtaccaatttacactcctaccagtTATGTATAAGGATGTCTCTTTCCAAAAtgtattattaaacttttttacTTTTGCACACTTTTGCAACTATAGTTCTAACTTTGTAAGTGCCATTTGTTTTTTCTGTGAATAGTTTGTTCTGTCTTTTGCCCATTGTTCCATttggttgttgggtttttttcttattgatttgttggAGCTTTTAGTATGTATtaggaaattaaccctttgtctgtCAATTGAGTTGCAAAGGTTTTCCTCaatttgttaaatgctttttggatttttttcctagaTGATTTTTAACAGACAGCAGatgtttccttcctcccttctttccttcttccatttctaTAGCTGAATTTATCAATCTTCCTTTATAGTTTCTTGGTTTTGTGTTATACTTAGAAAGATATTCCTCACACTGCCATCATAAAATGAATTCCCATGCATTTTGTCTAGTACTCAGATGAGTTCGTTCAAACTTCTGGCTAAATTTAAAGGTTCCAATTCATATTattaaaagagagaaggaaatgttaGTCAAGATTCAATAGAGTTAAGAGAAACCTGATTTTAAAAACGTAAGCCATGCCGTTTGACTTTTAAAGTCTCAGTAGTGGTATATAGATAGCTACACACAATTTAACAGATTAAGAAAACAAGCTCTCGATGAAATGAATTGAAGTCTTAGGTTTTCTGGAGGAATATCGAAATCCATTTGATTTAAGAATGTTGTATCGCTCcccttatttttttcagattcaaaaaattaaaattaaaaactcaat
Proteins encoded:
- the PDC gene encoding phosducin: MEEARRQSLEEDFEGQATHTGPKGVINDWRKFKLESEDSDSIPPCKKEILKQMSSPQSRDDKDSKERFSRKMSIQEYELIHQDKEDENCLRKYRRQCMQDMHQKLSFGPRYGFVYELETGEQFLETIEKEQKITTIVVHIYEDGIKGCDALNSSLACLAAEYPMVKFCKIKASNTGAGDRFSSDVLPTLLVYKGGELISNFLSVAEQFAEEFFAGDVESFLNEYGLLPEREIHALEQTSMEEDVE